TTGAATTAAATTCCATGATTTTGAAAGTAAAAATGGAGTTTTTGCATGAATTTTATCATCAGCAGGTTTAAGTATTTTTTTAACATCAGCTATTGGGGATAATGTTTCAAAGCCTTCAATTTCTTCAGCTATTTTTATGTCAATGTCATATCCGAGTTCTTGAGCTGCACAAAATGGGGTCACTCCTCCGCTGACGGCTATTCCAACCATTCCTTCAGGTACGGGAACTCCCAACATATTTTTGCCTTCTTCAGAAACTGCCATTACTCCCCCAATTCCAATTTTTTCCAATTTGTTTATGATGTTTAGGGCACGTTCCCGCCCTACACTTGGAATGAGGCGTAAATTAGCAGGTATTGTTCCGGTCCCGGTATTTATCACATCTAATACAGAAGTCATTCCCGGAGCTACAAATGCATCAAGAGGTGTTACAGATGTTTTTTTGTAGGAAATCAGTTCTGTAAATTTTGTCGGAACATAATCTCTGATTTTAACTAATCCTCCGTATAGTGGGATTGTAGGTATTCCTTCGTTTAACAGAATTCCGTCAATTGTGGTTCCGCATATTGTTTTTATCTGTATTTCTTCTTTGCTGTTACCTTCTTTTAAATTGATGTAAGGACTAACACAAAGACCACTTTTGAAAACATCTTTGATTATATTAAATGCTTCTTCATCGTAAATAGTTGAAGTATTTACTACAACATTTCCCGCCCGGTTCATGTAGTTGAAACTAGTCAAATAAATCATTTCTTCAAATTTTGAATAAATGAAATCAACCTGATCATAGATTATACCTTTATCAAGCTTTTTCCTGCCCAGTTCTGTAATTTGTCTGCCGGAATATCCCATTCTTTCAGTATATCCTTTTTCATCAAGAATTTGCATATGATATCTAACAGCACGTTCTCCTAAGTTAAATCCTTTGTTTTTCAACTCTTCTGCTATTAATTTAGAACCAGTAGGTTTATTTTGCTCATTTAATATTCTTAAAATTTCAATTATTTTGTGTTCTGATTCAGTCATATGATGCTCCCTTTTTTCTTAAATATAATCATGCCTAATTTTACTTAAGAATCATTATATTTAAAAAATAAAAAAAGTATATTTAGATTTAAATATCTAAATATTTGTTTTGTTCGTATCCGAATACTTGTACACGGTATTCGTCCCATTCTTTGTATTTGAGCTCTAGGAATTTTTCACTGGTGTGGTCTCCTAAAGTGGATAATATCAATGGGTCTTCTTCAAGTGCATGGTAAGCTTCCCATAAACTGGATGGTAAAACTTGAATTCCCATAGCTTCTCTTTCTTCTTCGGTTAATGAGTAGATGTTAATTTCGGTAGGTTCTCCAGGATCAATTTTATTTTGAATACCGTCAATACCTGCTTCTAACATTACTGCAAATGCTAAGTATGGGTTACATGCTGGGTCTGGTGCTCTGTATTCAATACGGGTTGCTTTACCACGAGCTGCAGGTACCCTGATTAATGCAGATCTGTTTTTAAGACCGTATGCTCTGTATACTGGAGCTTCATAACCTGGCACTAAACGTTTGTATGAGTTTACAATAGGGTTGGTAATTGCGGTTAATGCTGGAGCGTGAGCAAGCAATCCTCCCATGAAGTGAAGTGCGTCTTTAGATAATCCGGTTTCGCTGTTTGGGTCAGAGAACAGGTTTCTGTCTCCTTTGAATACTGACTGGTGACAGTGCATACCACTACCGTTTACACCAAAGAACGGTTTTGGCATAAAGGTTACTCTGTAATCCATTTGGTCAAAAGTAGCCATGTTGTCTACAATAGCTTTAATAGCTTGTTTAAAGGTAATTACAGCATCTGCAGTTTTTAATGCATCTTTAAATTTAAATGCAATTTCGTTTTGACCAGGTCCTACTTCGTGGTGAGAAGCTTCTACTTCGAAATCTAATTCTTCTAAGTTTAAGGTTAGTTCTCTTCTGAAATCAGGTCCTTTATCTAAAGGTTCAACATCAAAGTATCCTGCTTCATCGTAAGGCATTGGGTATCCTTCATCGTCAATATCTACAATAAAGAATTCTGGTTCAGGACCTATGTTATATTGTAATCCCATTTTTCCAATTTTAGCTAAAGATTTTTTCAGGATACCTCTTGGGTCTCCAACAAATGGTTTTCCGTCAGGAGTCCAGACATCACAAATAAATCTACATACTGCAGATTCTTCAGGCCTCCAGGATACTCTTGAGTAAGTGTGGATATCAGGTTTGAGAACAAGGTCACTTTCATTGATTCCTACGAATCCTGCAATTGAAGATCCGTCAAATAACATACCTTCAACAAATAAGTCTGCCATGTCATCTTCTTTAAATGGAATTACAATGTTTTTAGCAGTTCCATTTATATCAACAAATTGTAAACGGATAAATTTAATATTATCCTCTTTCATTTGTTTAATTACGCTTTCCATTAATTCTTCGTTAACTTTTTCAGTCATTAAATCATACTCCATATAAATCTTATGGATATTAGTTTCAAAAGGTTAGTCGGAAAATACCTTCCTCCCTTGGCAATACATTTCCTTCTCATATTATATAAATGTTTTGAATAAATGTACTTATAAGGATTATTTATATTTTTTAATATATAATCACAATGATTTTTATTTTTCAATGGTTAATTCAATAGCTTTTTTAAAAATTAATGGGAATATGTTCAAGTTTAAATAAATGAGTCTGTAAAATTTTATAGGCTTATTTGTTTTTTAATTTTTTACAGTTGAACTTTCATTTTGATGAAATTTCATTCTAATTTTTCTTTAATTTTAATATAAATGATTTAAAAATAGTAAAATACTTTAATAAGTGAGGACAAATAATATTTTATGACCAAACAAAACAAATCTGCCCTCAATAGTAATATAGACTTCATACAACTTAAACTTTATGATTTTTTTGATGAAAAAATTGATCAAGAAAAAATTATTTCAAAAAGATTGAATAAAACACCTAATTTTGAAAATACTAATCATAAACTATTTTTAGATGAAAATAATACTTTTAAATATGATAATCCCATTTGTCCAGTTTGTGGAAGCCACAAAATAATCAAAAAAGGCACAATAAAGAAAAACAAACAAAATACTAATGGAAAAACAACAGAATTCAAAGAACAGCAATATCAATGCAAAAAATGTGGAAAAAAATTCGGAATATACAATAATCCATTAATTGGTGAAAATAAACAATTTTTACAAGAAATAATGGATAAAATTCCAGGAATAATGAAAATAGGGTACCAATCACTTCGTAAAATAAGTAAATACTTTGAAATATTCCTTGGAATCAGAATATCTCATCAAACAATCAAGAACTGGTCTGACAAAAATCACGAAGAAAGCATCAGCAATGAAAAATTTGAATATTCTGGCTATTATTTATATGATGAGCAATTTTTAAGACTTAATGGAACTAGACACTACAGATTAACTTTATTTGATGCAATACTCAATATTCCAGTCACAGAACGAATAGTACGTCGCAGAATACCAAAAAACACGAAAAAATTTATCTTAGAATCAACAGAAAATAAACCATTCATTTGCCTAACAACCGATTTATTCCCAATGTATCGTAATGTAGCAGATGAAATAGAAGTAAAACATCAATTGTGCATATTTCATCTGTTTCAAACAATAAACCATAAATTAAAAGTATATTGTAGAAGAAACAAGATTAATGGAAAACAAAGAGACCATATTTACGAAAATGCACAAGAATTAAAAAACTGTTTCAGACAAAACTCAAAAAAAGAAGCAATAGAACAATTTAAACAATATTTACAAAAATATACGGCCATACCAGTTGTTTTAAAAGATTTCATAAGAAAACATATCATAAATCACTTCCACAGATACGTAGAATATCTTGATGATGAAAATATAGAAAAAACATCAAATAAAGTCGAAAATTACTACAGACAAACCAATCCTGAAAAAATAAAGAAAATATACAAAACCAAAAATGGAATCCTGACATTTTTAGACTATCAAATGCAAAATTGGACTGAAAAACACATTAAAATCAAATAAGCCTATAAAATTTTACAGACTCATAAATTTAAAGAATTTTTATTTTCTTTTAATGAAGAGATTCCTGATGAATTAAAAAATGACATTACTAAGGACTTGCTTAATTTAACAGATATCTTTGAAGAATATGAAATTAAAGATTATCTTCCTGATTTTTACTTAGATGATTATAATATCTATATAGAACATTTTGGATTAAACCGTAACTGTGAAAATCATTTAATTGGTGGAAAATCATCTGAGGAATATGTTAAAGAAATGGAATGGAAAAGGAAAGTACATAAAAAATATGGAACTACTTTAATTGAAACTTTTTCATATTATCAATCAGAAAACAGATTATTAACACGTTTGGCAGAAAAATTACAAGCTCAGGGTGTTGAATTTAATGAAATTGAATATAGGGAAGTTTATAGAATATTGTTGGAAAATAAAACTATAAAAGAATGGGAAGATTTCATTGTATTGTTAAAAACATTTATTGAGTTATTTAAAGGAAATAATTATGATGAAACTAAATTTAAAGAATTTTATGATTATGTTGGTGGATTAAAAGATAGTTTTTCAAAAGATAGGACAATAGCATTTTTAAAAATTGTTGAAGAGATTTACAATGACTATGAAGCATATTTATTAAAAATTAAAAAAATTGATTTTAATGATATGATTAATAAAGCCAGTGATTGTATTGTGAAAAATGGATTAGATTTGCCTTACAAATATATAATTGTTGATGAATATCAGGACACTTCATTTACCAGATATAACTTGTTAAGAAATATCTGTGATAGTATTGGTGCCAAGATAATGGTTGTAGGTGATGACTGGCAGTCTATTTACAGTTTCAGTGGATGTGATGTAAATATTTTTACCAAATTTGATAATTTCTTTGATGTTTGTGAAACCAGATATATTGAAAAAACATACAGGAATTCTCAACAGTTAATTGATGCTTCAAGTAATTTTGTAATGAAAAATCCCGATCAAACCAGAAAGGAATTAAAATCTTCTAAATCATTGAAATATCCAATTAAACTGGTTAATTTTGATAATGATTTTGATGAAATATTAAAATTTGAATTAATAATAAAAAATATCATAAACCAATCAACATTTAAAAACAAAAAGATTCTGATTTTAGGTAGAAATAATAAGGACATATTTAATTTACTAAAGAATTTCAATGTAGAAAATGAATATGGAAAAAGAAAATTTGAGATTTTAGGAGATGAAGATAAATTAAGAAGAAATAAATTTGTAAAAATTGTTTATAGGGAGAGTCCGGATGTTAACATTGAATATCGTACTGTTCATCAGTCTAAAGGTTTAGAATGTGATAATGTAATTTTAATAAATTTGAAAAATTGGAAGGCGGGTTTTCCAAATAAAATGGTTGATGATCCTGTTTTAAATTTTGTTAAAAGGAATGGAGATTCTTTTAGTTATGCTGAGGAAAGAAGATTGTTTTATGTTGCTTTAACTAGAACAAAAAATAATGTTTATTTATTAGCACCTTATTTTAAAAGTTCGGTGTTCGTTCAGGAGCTGAAAACTGATGCAAATGTTGAATTGCTTAACCTGGAACATAATAGGCTGGAAACTCTTAAAAATATTGAAAAAAATGGAGAACGTTATGTAATTCCAACTAAATTAAAATGTCCTGTTTGTAAAACAGGTGTGGTTTTGCTGGAATCTTTTTGGAATAAGGGTAAACTTAATAGGGTTCTTAAATGTTCTCATAATATGGCGCCTCCATTTAATCGCTGTAATTGGGAAGGAGGTTATTATGGAAGTGAACTTGAGGATTTGGATGATATAGAATATTGTCCAAGCTGCGATGGGATACTTATAAAACGTTACCGACATAGTGACGGGCATCCATTTTTAGGTTGTACGAATTTTAGAAAAACAGGATGTAGGGGAAAAGGTAAAAAATTGGAGTATATTGGTAAAACCTGTCCGAAGTGTGGTAAACCTCTTGTAAAAAGGGTTAATGGTGAGGATAATAGTTTATTTGTAGGATGCAGTGGTTTTCCTAAATGTAGACACACTGAACCATTTAAAAAAGAGATGGGAATCTAGAATGCTCCTCCACCTCCTCCGCCGGAACCTCCACCAACGCCACCAAAGCCGGAGCTGTCTGAATTTGCATTTGCTGTTTGTATTCCGGTATCTATTGCATTATGCATCATGTAATATCCTGTTCCATAATAGTAGTATGAATCAAGATAATCGTCATCAATGTTTCCTTCACCAACATGCAGTTTCATGGATTCGTAAACCTTATCAGCTACTCCAAGAGCTGTTGCATATACGAGATATTGATTCCATATAACTATTGATTCAGGAGGGTGTTCTTTCATTAAACTGTTGTCACTTAAAAACTTCTTAAAGTTTTTCCACTTTAGCATATATAGTCTGCCTTCTTTTGTCCATTGTCCGAAGATATCTTCGGGCAACATGTAAATCACAAATCCTGAAATAAATAAAAATACTGATCCTATAAGTCCAATTGTTCCTCCAGTTGTATTTAAACCATTTTCCAGATAGAATAATGAACCAAACAGAACTCCAATAATTATACAAGCTATTGAATAGTAAGTAGCTATTTTATTTCCTTCGTTATTAAAGAATTGTTTCAATCTGGATTTTGATAAATGTTCGTAGGCAACATCATTTTTCCATGATTTGATTCTGTTGTTGAACCATTCCGCATTATGTTCATCGGATAAATAATCTTTAACATTACTTAAATCCAAGAGATTGTCTTTAGCTATTGTTTTGAAGATATCGAAAACATCTTTTTCATCTAATGTTAAACTGTCGTAGTTTGTTTCATCTAATTCTATAATTAAATGTTTTTCTTCATTTGATTTAATTTTAAATATTTTACGATTAATCAAATCCATTATTGTAGCTTCAAATCCTTTTAAATCAGGAGTTCCAATATTGTATCTTTTTTGGATTAATGCATTAACTACAGCTGGGGGGTCGTTACTTGGAAGATCCCTTTCATAAATTCCTTCATAATTAACTTTAGGTTCTACACCATATTTGCGGTAAATAAAAAATGGAATTACTGGACTTATAATAAACAGTATTCCTATAAGTGATCCGATATTGTCCCACATTTTTTCATTTGCCTGATAATCATTGTAACGTTGTTCTATTTCTTTTTTAGCTGCTTTATCAATATGGATTGCATTTGGTGAGTTTGCAAAGTCACTTTCAGGCATTAAAACTTCAATCTCGTAAAAGTTTCCAGAATCTATGTAATTGCTGGTTGAAGTTATTGTATTTCCGTCTAATGAGCTGGTTTTGGTATATTTTGTAGGATTTAACCAGTATTCATTACCATTATCATTAGGTAAATGTATTGTTGTTATTAATTCATCAACTCCTACTGCCCACTGGTCTCCCCAAAGCTGATACTGTAGAGATGCAGTGTCCTGATAAACAGTCACTACATTTTTCATATCGTAGCTGATATGGACTTTAACATTTGTATCACTTATTGGTTGGGTTTTGGCAGCATCTGAATATAAATAAATTTTTATATGCTGAGTTCCATCTTCCTGATGTTGCTCTACTTTTGTATATGCACCTTCTGCTGATACATGAATATTTGAAATACTTTCTCCCTCTTTCAGGGGTATGTCTCTGTAAACTCCATTAAATGTTCCGTCAAATGAATAGTCAAAGGTTTCATTTATATGGAGCATTCCGTTTGTATCAACTATGATGTCTACAAGTGCCTGTGTAATGGAATAGCTTCTGTCATCGTCATCTGCATAAACACAAGAGATTGTTGATGTTATTAAAAAAAGTAGAAGGAAGATGGTTACTATCTTTTTATTAACCATATATTTAATCTCCCTTAAAATTGCACTTTAGGTGCTTCCCTTTCACCACTGGCTATTTCAAAAAAGTCAGCTTCTTTAAAATTAAACATTCCTGCAATAATATTGCTTGGGAATTGTTCGCATTTATTATTGTACATTAAAACAGCATCATTATAGAATTGTCTTGAGTAAGAAATTTTATCTTCGGTTTCTGTTAATTCGGATTGTAATTCTTTGAAATTTTGGTCTGCTTTCAGTTCAGGGTAATTTTCAGCAATAGCAAACAGTGATGTTAATGCACCAGTTAAAGCATTGTTGGCTTCACTAACTTCTTTAACGCTGCCTGCATTCATCAAACCGCTTCTTGCTTTGGTTACATTTTCAAATACATCTTTTTCATGACCTGCATAACCTTTAACAGTTTCAACAAGATTTGGTATTAAGTCATTTCTCCTTTTGAGCTGAACATCAATTTGAGAATAACTGTTTTTAACTCTGTTTCTTGCATTAACAAGGCCATTATATCCGCTAATGAGATATAATACAATAGCAAGTATGATTATTATAATTACTGCTAAAATAATCATGGTTGTATCCATATTTTTTACTCCTTTTTATTATTAATTTATATATTGATTGAAGTTTTATTAATATGTTGTTAATGGATTGTATTATTTTTTAAAAAATATTTGGAGTGGTTGGGAGATATTTAAAAATTGATAATTTTGAGTATTTATAGTAGTTTTTATATAAATATTAAGTAATAGATAGTGAAACTAAAATTGTGAGAAGGTATTAGTTTCAAATAAATAAATTAGAATGATAAAAATGTTATATGGAATTGTAGATATTGGTTCAAATACCATCAGATTAAAAATATATGAATATAAAAATAATAAAATCAAATCTGTTTTTTCTAAAAAGAAAACAGCAGGGCTTATTGCTTATCGTGATGACGGTAAATTAAACGATGAAGGAATAAATATTTTATCATCAATATTAAATAAATTTAATAAAATTATGAATTTATTGAATGTTGCCAGAAGATATTTCTTTGCAACAGCCAGTTTGAGAAATATTTCAAATACTTATGAGATAATTGCTTTTATAAAAGAAAAGATTGGTGTGGATATTCATATTCTTGATGATGAAACCGAAGCACAGCTAAGTTTCAATTCAGTTAAAAGCACAGGACTGAGCAGTGACGAGGGGATTCTTATTGATGTTGGTGGAGGCAGCTCTGAAATAATTGTTTTTGAAAATAAAACTCCTGTTGATAAAGGAAGTTTGCCTGTGGGATCTCTATCATGCTATGAAGATTATGTTGGAATCATGTTTCCAAATAAAAAGGAATCCGAAAATATTGAAAAAAGAGTAATTAAAGAAATTGAAGATTTGGGTTTGGTTAAAACTCATAAAAAATATTTGTTTGGTGTAGGTGGAACTGTAAGAAATCTTAAAAAATTATTGGTTCATCTCAATTTCATTAATGAAAAAAAAGATGCATTTCCAGTTTATTTGTTGGATGAAGTGTTGGATGAACTCAAATATAACAATAAAGAAGACTTTAATAAAATATTGAAAGTTAAGGCTGAAAGAATTCATACACTTGTGCCAGGAATTATAATTATTAAAACAATTGCAAAGTATTTTCATGTGGAGAAAATATGTGTTTGTAAAAATTCCATAAGGGAAGGAGTTTTATATTCACTTTTGGATGCTGAGGGATTATAATGAAAAAAAGGGATTATTCATACACTCAAAACAGGGAGCTGTCCTGGCTTAAATTTGATGACAGGGTTTTAAAAGAGGCAAAAGACAATACTGTTCCGCTGCTGGAAAGACTAAATTTCATATCTATTTTCACAAGCAATTTAGATGAGTTTTATATGGTCAGATGTGGAAGTCTTTTTGATTTAACTCTTATTGATGAAGATGACTGGGATAATAAGACTGGCTGGAGCCCTCAGGAGCAATTAGATGCCATATTTAAAGCTACTAAACCGTTATATGAAGAAAGAGATTTGATTTTTGATGAAATAGCTAAAGATTTAAGAAAATATGGTATTGTTAAACATAATTTCAATGAGTTAAATAGTAAGTTCAGACAGTATGCAACCCAGTATTTCTATGAAAATGTAGCTCCATTATTATCTCCTCAAATAATTGATTCTTATCATCCTTTCCCTCATATGGCAAATAAAAAGTTATATATTTATTGCATTTTGGAAAGGGGGGCCAGCAAGAAAAAAAATTCAAAAGAATACATTGGATTAATTCCAATTCCATATTCTCTGCCTGATTATGTTAAATTTCCGGATACAAATGAATTTATTTTAATGGAAGATTTGATTTATGCATTTGCTGAAGGTATTTTTACAAATTATAGGGTTAAATACCGGACTGTAGCTGCAGTAACAAGAAATGCAGATATAAACCTTCAAGATACTCCTATTGATGAGGATGAGGATTACAGACATTTCATGAAAAACATTCTTAAAAAAAGAAAAAGGTTGTCACCGATAAGATTGGAGTTTTACAAAAGCAATGATTCCACATACACCAAATATCTTAGAAAAGAATTGGGATTACATAAAAACCAGGTTTTCCTTACACAATCTCCAATAAATCTTGATTTTATTCATGATTTTATAAAAGAACTTCCTGGTGATGTAACTGATGATTTAACTTTTTTAGAGTTTACTCCTCAAAGGACAAGTCAAATTGACCCAAACAAATCATTGTTTAAGCAATTGGACAAGAAAGATATTTTGTTATTTTATCCATATCAAACAATGGACCATTTCCTTGATTTTTTAAAGGAGGCAGCGAATGATCCTGAAGTTTTATCAATTAAAATAACTTTATATCGTGTTGCAAGAACATCACGAGTTATTAAATATTTGATTGAAGCTTTAGATAATGATAAAGAAGTAACAGTTTTAATTGAGCTTCGTGCAAGATTTGATGAGAAAAACAATATTCATTATGCAGAATTGCTTGAAGAGGCAGGATGTCAAATATTGTATGGTTTTGTAGATTATAAAGTGCACTCTAAAATATGTACTGTAACTAAAAAACATAATGGAACTATAAAGCAGTACACACAAATTGGTACTGGTAATTATAATGAAAAAACAGCAAGGTTATATGTTGATTATTGTTATTTAACATCCAATCAGGAAATTGGAGATGATGCTACTGAATTCTTTAAAAATTTAGCATTGGCTAATTTACAGGGTCATTATAATAAGTTTCTTGTAGCTCCTACTTCTTTAAGGTCAGGAATCATGAATTTGATTGATAAGGAAATAGCTAAAGCTAAAAATAATCAGCCTGCTGAAATTTTGATGAAAATGAATTCATTTACAGACAGGAGAATCATTGATAAAATAGCTAAAGCTTCAAAAGCAGGTGTTACAGTAAAAATGATTATTCGTGGAATTTGCTGTATTATTCCGGGGCTTAAAGATAAAACAGACAATATTGAAATTCGTGGAATCGTTGGCAGGTATTTGGAACACTCCAGAGTCTATGCTTTTGGTGTTGGTGAAGACAGGATTTTATATATTTCAAGTGCAGATATGATGACAAGAAACACTGCAAAAAGAGTTGAAATTGCATGTCCTATTGAAGACAAAGCTATAAAAGCAAGAATTCTTGAAGATTTGGATATTATGTTAAAAGATGACATCAAAGGCCGTAGAATAAATTCCGACGGGGATTATGAATGCATACAGCAGGCACGTCATATCAATTCACAGGAATTTTTCCAGCAAAGAGCTATTGATGAAATGAAGGATGTTAAAGTTAAAAAAGATAATCCTAATTTTTTAAATTCTATTGTTGATAAAATTAAAAGTATTTTTAATTAAATAGTTTATAATGAAATTTTTATAAAAATTTCATTTTGATTCCATTTTCTAACAACTTTTAAATTTTAGAAGTTAGATATGCTATTATTAATCTTATTTTAACTTAAAAAAATCAATACCTTTATATAGGTAGAAAATTAAATATATTGTTATCATGTTAATTAGTGTTTAACATGATAGGCTAAGTATTTTTTATTATACTTGGAGCTATTTTAAGCAATAATGCCGAGATAGTCTAGCCTGGTAAGGCGCGAGACTGGAAATCTCGTGGGAGCTTTTCCCTCCTGGGTTCAAATCCCAGTCTCGGCGTTTATTAGTTTTTAACATACGATTTTTTAATTATTTTTTTCACGATTATTAAATTATTTGTTAAACTGATATTTTGCACTCTTAGTTGTAAATACTAAGTTTTAAATTGTTGAAAGAACTGTGTTTTGAAATCAAAACATTTGAATCTATTACTTTTGCGTCTCGTAGATTCGCTCTATAAATGGAGGTTATTTAATGGAAGACGACTTTAAGCACTTGGTGCGTATTTCTAGAAAGGATGTAGATGGTAATAAAACCATTGAACAAGCTTTAACCGAAATCAAAGGTGTTGGAATATCTTTATCCACAACTATGTGCCGTACTTTAGATTTAGATTCTGAAGCTCAAATCGGTTATATCGCTGATGAAGATGTTTTAAAAATTGAAGAAATTTTAGAAAACCCACAGAAATTTAATATTCCTAATTGGATGTTAAACCGTAGGGAAGACTATGAAACTGGTGAAAATATTCATTTAATTGAATCAGATCTTGACATGACTTTAAGAGATGATTTAAACAGAATGAAGAAAACCAGAAGTTACAAAGGTAGAAGACACGAAGCAGGTTTACCTGTTAGAGGTCAAAGAACTAAATCTACTTTCAGGAACAGTTCTTCAGTTGGTGTAAAACGTTCATAAGCATGAGAACTTTTTTTATAATTAATATTACTCAATAATTTTTTTACAATGATAGTATTAATTTAATTATTTTTATAAAGGAGATGTTTTAATGGGACAACCTAGAAAATCAAGGAAAAAGTATAATACACCGCCACATCCTTGGAATGCAGAAAGAATCAAAAATGAAAATAAATTGATGACTAAATACGGCTTAAAAAACAAAAAAGAAATTTGGAAAGCTGATACTTTAGTTAGAAGATACAGTAGGGAAGCAAGATACCTACTCGGGTTCGATATGGACCAAATGCAAGATGAAAAATTAGAATTATTAGGACACTTAGCTAGAACCGGTGTTTTGCCTGAAGGTGCAGCACTTGAAGAAGTCTTAAACTTAACTGTTGAAGATATCTTAAGAAGAAGATTACAAACTATTGTTTACAAAAAAGGTTTAGCTCGTACTCCTAAAGAAGCTAGAATGTTTGTTGTACATGGTCACATAACTTTAAACGGTAAAAAAATCAATTCACCAAGTTATGTTGTATTAAAAGGCCAAGAAGATGAAATTGGATTTTATCCATCATCACCTGTAGCTAAACAGATTGAAGAGTACAATAAAAACAAAAATGAAAAAGCTACTGAGGAATAAAGGGTGTAATTATGGCAAAAGATGAAAAATGGGGTATAGCTAATATTTACTCATCATACAATAACACTATTATTACTGTAACAGATATTACTGGTGCTGAAACCATTTCCCAATGGTCAGGTGGTAAAGTTGTTCGTGCAGATAGACAACAAGCTTCACCTTTCGCAGCTATGGCTGCAGCAACTAGAATAGCTGATGATGCTAAAGAAAAAGGATTTGTTGGCTTACATATTAGAGTAAGAGCTCCTGGTGGAAACGGACACAGAAGTCCAGGACCTGGTGCACAAGCTA
This genomic stretch from Methanobrevibacter smithii ATCC 35061 harbors:
- a CDS encoding DUF128 domain-containing protein; amino-acid sequence: MTESEHKIIEILRILNEQNKPTGSKLIAEELKNKGFNLGERAVRYHMQILDEKGYTERMGYSGRQITELGRKKLDKGIIYDQVDFIYSKFEEMIYLTSFNYMNRAGNVVVNTSTIYDEEAFNIIKDVFKSGLCVSPYINLKEGNSKEEIQIKTICGTTIDGILLNEGIPTIPLYGGLVKIRDYVPTKFTELISYKKTSVTPLDAFVAPGMTSVLDVINTGTGTIPANLRLIPSVGRERALNIINKLEKIGIGGVMAVSEEGKNMLGVPVPEGMVGIAVSGGVTPFCAAQELGYDIDIKIAEEIEGFETLSPIADVKKILKPADDKIHAKTPFLLSKSWNLIQKVNFDVETRKGDIIVNVSYINKDSLDKAIYIMKETYESNPKYINPYYQLVEHPTDYTKIGIATICSLSIDGLLINNGIMSNPKYGGLLELNESPLFIDLISYNGSSVDPHKIFIAKNMTSITRNIGSNKILASLKEIPYISRDYAVHLLNILKNIGFSIYKIGKPRELTYNAKVDNYNFGVVAGSGLNLIAALKEKGIDVEVKAIAKLMKFEKMERL
- the glnA gene encoding type I glutamate--ammonia ligase translates to MTEKVNEELMESVIKQMKEDNIKFIRLQFVDINGTAKNIVIPFKEDDMADLFVEGMLFDGSSIAGFVGINESDLVLKPDIHTYSRVSWRPEESAVCRFICDVWTPDGKPFVGDPRGILKKSLAKIGKMGLQYNIGPEPEFFIVDIDDEGYPMPYDEAGYFDVEPLDKGPDFRRELTLNLEELDFEVEASHHEVGPGQNEIAFKFKDALKTADAVITFKQAIKAIVDNMATFDQMDYRVTFMPKPFFGVNGSGMHCHQSVFKGDRNLFSDPNSETGLSKDALHFMGGLLAHAPALTAITNPIVNSYKRLVPGYEAPVYRAYGLKNRSALIRVPAARGKATRIEYRAPDPACNPYLAFAVMLEAGIDGIQNKIDPGEPTEINIYSLTEEEREAMGIQVLPSSLWEAYHALEEDPLILSTLGDHTSEKFLELKYKEWDEYRVQVFGYEQNKYLDI
- a CDS encoding ISNCY-like element ISM1 family transposase, producing the protein MTKQNKSALNSNIDFIQLKLYDFFDEKIDQEKIISKRLNKTPNFENTNHKLFLDENNTFKYDNPICPVCGSHKIIKKGTIKKNKQNTNGKTTEFKEQQYQCKKCGKKFGIYNNPLIGENKQFLQEIMDKIPGIMKIGYQSLRKISKYFEIFLGIRISHQTIKNWSDKNHEESISNEKFEYSGYYLYDEQFLRLNGTRHYRLTLFDAILNIPVTERIVRRRIPKNTKKFILESTENKPFICLTTDLFPMYRNVADEIEVKHQLCIFHLFQTINHKLKVYCRRNKINGKQRDHIYENAQELKNCFRQNSKKEAIEQFKQYLQKYTAIPVVLKDFIRKHIINHFHRYVEYLDDENIEKTSNKVENYYRQTNPEKIKKIYKTKNGILTFLDYQMQNWTEKHIKIK
- a CDS encoding 3'-5' exonuclease, which produces MLNLTDIFEEYEIKDYLPDFYLDDYNIYIEHFGLNRNCENHLIGGKSSEEYVKEMEWKRKVHKKYGTTLIETFSYYQSENRLLTRLAEKLQAQGVEFNEIEYREVYRILLENKTIKEWEDFIVLLKTFIELFKGNNYDETKFKEFYDYVGGLKDSFSKDRTIAFLKIVEEIYNDYEAYLLKIKKIDFNDMINKASDCIVKNGLDLPYKYIIVDEYQDTSFTRYNLLRNICDSIGAKIMVVGDDWQSIYSFSGCDVNIFTKFDNFFDVCETRYIEKTYRNSQQLIDASSNFVMKNPDQTRKELKSSKSLKYPIKLVNFDNDFDEILKFELIIKNIINQSTFKNKKILILGRNNKDIFNLLKNFNVENEYGKRKFEILGDEDKLRRNKFVKIVYRESPDVNIEYRTVHQSKGLECDNVILINLKNWKAGFPNKMVDDPVLNFVKRNGDSFSYAEERRLFYVALTRTKNNVYLLAPYFKSSVFVQELKTDANVELLNLEHNRLETLKNIEKNGERYVIPTKLKCPVCKTGVVLLESFWNKGKLNRVLKCSHNMAPPFNRCNWEGGYYGSELEDLDDIEYCPSCDGILIKRYRHSDGHPFLGCTNFRKTGCRGKGKKLEYIGKTCPKCGKPLVKRVNGEDNSLFVGCSGFPKCRHTEPFKKEMGI